Proteins from one Mobula birostris isolate sMobBir1 chromosome 10, sMobBir1.hap1, whole genome shotgun sequence genomic window:
- the LOC140204064 gene encoding probable G-protein coupled receptor 174 — MTNNSSNCTDIRSASDLLYAVMYVIIFIPGLIANVLALWVFHAYIKETKRAVIFMINLAIADLAQVMSLPLRIFYYLNHDWPFGRFLCMFCFYLKYVNMYASIFFLVCISIRRCLFLIQPFKYNDCKRMYDVYASIIGWVIVGLACLPFPLMRIDTKTNSSHFNSCFTALPIIQIGIPTSVAMVTLAELTGFVLPLIITIICSWKTIMSLREKNSVLQDSGEKKKALKMVLTCTMVFLVCFAPYHITFPLHFLALSGRIENCTIKTFILKFHPVALCLASLNCCLDPVIYYFTTDEFRRRLSRQEINENCIQLQLTESR, encoded by the coding sequence ATGACAAACAATTCATCCAACTGCACCGATATACGATCTGCCTCAGATTTACTGTATGCTGTCATGTATGTTATAATATTTATACCAGGCCTAATAGCTAATGTTCTAGCTCTTTGGGTGTTCCATGCTTATATCAAGGAGACAAAGCGGGCCGTGATATTCATGATTAACTTGGCCATTGCAGACTTGGCacaagtcatgtccttgcctctGCGAATTTTCTACTACCTGAACCATGATTGGCCTTTTGGCAGGTTTTTGTGCATGTTTTGTTTTTACCTTAAATATGTGAACATGTATGCAAGTATATTCTTTCTGGTATGCATCAGTATCCGCCGATGCCTGTTCCTAATTCAGCCCTTCAAGTACAATGACTGCAAACGAATGTATGATGTCTATGCAAGTATCATCGGCTGGGTCATTGTGGGTTTGGCTTGCTTGCCCTTCCCACTGATGAGGATTGATACAAAAACCAACTCCAGCCATTTTAACAGCTGCTTTACAGCTCTTCCTATCATACAAATTGGTATCCCTACCTCCGTTGCCATGGTTACACTGGCTGAACTAACAGGATTTGTATTGCCTCTCATAATTACCATAATCTGCTCTTGGAAAACCATCATGTCCCTGCGGGAGAAAAATTCTGTCTTGCAGGACAGTGGGGAGAAGAAGAAAGCCTTAAAGATGGTGTTGACCTGCACCATGGTCTTTCTGGTTTGCTTTGCACCATATCACATCACCTTCCCTTTGCATTTTCTGGCCTTGTCAGGGCGCATTGAAAATTGTACAATCAAGACGTTCATACTTAAATTCCACCCAGTCGCACTATGTCTAGCCAGCCTGAACTGTTGTTTAGACCCAGTCATATACTACTTCACAACAGATGAGTTCAGGAGGAGACTATCACGGCAAGAAATCAATGAAAACTGTATACAGCTCCAGTTAACAGAAAGTAGGTGA